The Methanosarcinales archaeon genome contains the following window.
TTAGAAATTACTTAAAGATAGTGTTGTGAAGTTTAGGAAATGATTATCAATATAAAGAGAAAATCAAATATAATAGTATTATGGGATTTAAAAAGAAAATCAAACAGGAGTAACAATCTATGGACATGGAATTTAAAGAAAAATTCATTAGACTATGGAAAGATTATTTTAATAATGCAGAATTTCCCATCATCTTCTATTACACAAATGAAATAGGAAACTCTGAACTGGCAGCCCCCGATTCATTGCCAATGTGCGTAATAGGCGCTTTGTCAAAGGTACGCAAGGGTGCTTCATTGTGTTTCAACAGCGACTCCATTGGTTGTCCAGGCGGCAAAAAATATTTTGGATTTACTGAAATGACTATGCCCAACTTGCCCAACTTCGAATTCTTCCTTTCTTGTGGAATCCCAGGTGAACTTGAGGGGGAAAGATATAAGAAATCACCTGAGATTGTAAAGGAATTTATGCAGAATATGCCTTCTTTCAGTGCCCCTTCACCGTTAATAGTTTTCAAACGATGGGATCACATAGAAGAATCGGATGAACCGGAAGTGGTGATCTTTTTTGCCAGACCTGATGTCCTCTCGGGTCTTTTTACCCTGACAGGTTTTGATACAGTAGAATTAGACGGAGTACATTCACCCTTTGGAGCAGGTTGTGCCACTATTGTCCATTATCCTTATCTTGAGATTTATTCTGATCAACCTAAAGGTGTTATTGGGATGTTTGATGTCTCTGCACGACCATTTGTGCGAAAAGATGAACTCACATTAGCTGTACCTATGAAAAAATTCGTGAAAATGGTTGAAAATATGGAGGAGAGTTTTTTAATCACAGAATCATGGGAAAAAGTAAAAAAGAGAATATCCATGCCTGGTAATCAGAACATATAACTTTTATACAAAAAAATAGCATAAATAGATGTTCAACTTGCCCCTTCCTCACCAGCACTTGTGCCGAGTACCCGTCCCGATCTGCTCCGCCCGGCCTTGTGGTGTGGGTGTGGCAGTCGGTCATCAGACCGACGTGGTGGGATTCGGAGAGGACTTAAAAAAGAAAACAAATCGTATCCATTTCAAAAAGTAGGGTAAAATGCACATTCGGATTGTCAAAATCAAGTGCCTAAGCAGGCTTTCGATTTCAAAATATAGTCAGTTACCCTTAGATTTGAAGCGGATACAAAAAATCAAATAGCAAATACTATTTACTATTATTTTCAGCCATATTATGGCAATAAAATCTCTAATGAGGGTGAATTATGGACTATATAAAGATCATCCCCTGTTTGGATGTAAAGGATGGACGTCTGGTAAAGGGTGTAAATTTTGTAGATCTCAAGGATGTGGGCGATCCGGCAGAGAACGGTGAAGCCTATAGTAAAGCTGGTGCCGATGAACTGGTATTCTTAGATATTACTGCAACTATTGAGAAAAGAAAAACAATGATAGATGTGGTTAAAAGAACAGTAAACAGGATCAATGTACCTCTCACAGTGGGTGGAGGAATTGGCAGTATCCAGGATATTCAGAACCTCATGGATGTGGGCGTTTCAAAAGTATCTATGAACACGGCTGCTGTGAATAATCCGGAATTAATACGGGAAGCAGCAGAACAATTCGGCAGTGAAAAGATTGTGGTCGCTATTGATACCCGTACCTCTTCAGCTGTTCCATCGGGTTTTGAAGTCATGGTAAACGGAGGCAAGAAAACCACCGGGATTGATGCAGTTGAATGGGCAAAAAAAGTTGAAGAGCTGGGTGCAGGAGCGATCTTACCCACAAGTATGGATGCAGATGGAACACAAGCCGGATATGATATCCCAATGACCAGGGCAATAGCCGATGCCGTTAACCTGCCGGTAATTGCATCAGGAGGAGCCGGGACACTGGAACATCTATACGAAGCTGTAAATGATGGGCATGCCAATGCAGTCCTTGTGGCATCGATCACTCACTTTGGCACGTACTCGATCAAAGAGATGAAAGAATACCTTGCGGGGAAAGGACTTCCCGTAAAGCTTTG
Protein-coding sequences here:
- a CDS encoding DUF169 domain-containing protein, which encodes MDMEFKEKFIRLWKDYFNNAEFPIIFYYTNEIGNSELAAPDSLPMCVIGALSKVRKGASLCFNSDSIGCPGGKKYFGFTEMTMPNLPNFEFFLSCGIPGELEGERYKKSPEIVKEFMQNMPSFSAPSPLIVFKRWDHIEESDEPEVVIFFARPDVLSGLFTLTGFDTVELDGVHSPFGAGCATIVHYPYLEIYSDQPKGVIGMFDVSARPFVRKDELTLAVPMKKFVKMVENMEESFLITESWEKVKKRISMPGNQNI
- the hisF gene encoding imidazole glycerol phosphate synthase subunit HisF produces the protein MDYIKIIPCLDVKDGRLVKGVNFVDLKDVGDPAENGEAYSKAGADELVFLDITATIEKRKTMIDVVKRTVNRINVPLTVGGGIGSIQDIQNLMDVGVSKVSMNTAAVNNPELIREAAEQFGSEKIVVAIDTRTSSAVPSGFEVMVNGGKKTTGIDAVEWAKKVEELGAGAILPTSMDADGTQAGYDIPMTRAIADAVNLPVIASGGAGTLEHLYEAVNDGHANAVLVASITHFGTYSIKEMKEYLAGKGLPVKL